From Candidatus Binatus sp., the proteins below share one genomic window:
- a CDS encoding DUF58 domain-containing protein, with protein MFGLPDELTPSFLARLEKLRIRTRQQYAGMGRGMHLSPKRGSSLEFSDFRQYSPGDDFRYIDWGLYGRTDKLYIKLFQEEEDLLTYVFLDASASMGFPAGDRKFESAILTALSVAYVALASGDRVMLRVLGGTGAPVNPSFVYGQHRIVELARRVHGLKPGGQFDFATALAHELVAIRRAGKVFVISDFLMLLNSITRGLGLFNAASMDLTAVQILGGREINGQGLDGDVEIVDSESGERLRVSIGERERNQYRETMLRLTREIKSFCFKRGLHYSLYTTDADFQQFFLRAASDLGLAH; from the coding sequence ATGTTCGGATTGCCAGACGAGTTGACGCCGAGCTTTCTCGCCCGGCTCGAGAAGCTCAGAATTCGGACCCGCCAGCAATACGCCGGGATGGGCCGCGGGATGCATCTGTCGCCCAAGCGCGGCTCGTCGCTCGAGTTCAGCGATTTCCGCCAGTACTCGCCCGGCGACGACTTCCGCTATATCGATTGGGGCCTCTACGGGCGCACCGACAAACTCTACATCAAGCTGTTCCAGGAAGAAGAGGATCTGCTGACCTATGTGTTCCTCGACGCGAGCGCGTCGATGGGATTTCCCGCCGGCGATCGCAAATTCGAATCCGCGATTCTGACCGCGCTATCGGTCGCGTACGTTGCGCTCGCCAGCGGCGATCGGGTGATGCTGCGGGTGTTGGGCGGCACTGGCGCTCCGGTCAATCCGTCGTTCGTCTACGGGCAGCATCGGATCGTCGAGCTTGCGCGGCGGGTGCATGGTTTGAAGCCGGGCGGACAGTTTGATTTCGCGACCGCGCTCGCACACGAGCTGGTGGCGATCCGCCGCGCGGGCAAGGTGTTCGTCATTTCGGACTTCCTGATGCTGCTCAATTCGATCACGCGCGGGCTTGGACTCTTCAACGCGGCTTCGATGGATCTGACGGCGGTGCAGATTCTCGGCGGCCGCGAAATCAACGGCCAGGGACTCGACGGCGACGTCGAAATTGTCGATTCGGAATCGGGCGAGCGGCTCCGCGTCTCGATCGGTGAGCGCGAGCGCAACCAGTATCGCGAGACGATGCTGCGGCTCACGCGCGAGATCAAATCGTTCTGCTTCAAGCGCGGCTTGCACTACTCGCTTTACACCACCGACGCCGACTTTCAGCAATTTTTTCTCCGCGCGGCGAGCGATCTCGGCCTTGCGCATTAG
- a CDS encoding BatA domain-containing protein has product MGLLYPGALVFLALVPALILAYLAKERPSRVTVSSVLAFRALRGFRRERFGGWPRLDWMFFVEAFILMLAVLALAGPFVWHRSNPIAIVIDNSAAMQAMTPAGRTRFYIAREKLYQALAAEDGGGEISIYVTAPQPRRIAPAYKSLLEAKRALTRIKPVDSPNDQTTLASFLANLAAESHVSKVIFAGANALEAPVPPRIHAIAVGDAVANLAIGSFTLRREALGAEALHASLTAANFGPETRHLEIVLNGDGKEIARAKETLGARETGMLEFQSLPPARVYEAHLMPADALPLDNVAYAVGGSIKAVSILFISPTPADANGLNSIPGVAATARTPDAYIPDDLATVDLAIFEYATPKELPAVNAMIVMPPPGDPIFGLAVTPAAQVAIAGWGKTGPLTDSVNFRLLSLRGGEYFGAHPWMSGVIAGDGGALMLKGERGGHRFVATGFNPFPYLGKRNLPMSILTLNAIGYLAGLGGSSVENRTGQPWLVPAGVEQVILPSGKKVAAKPGTLFTEVSEQGVYEMIGPGAAKTPRAVNLDDLAVSDLASTPALKVESASASSSPAPVMEKSPLTGYVLAAIIALAALEAIVVYRRRRRMLEA; this is encoded by the coding sequence ATGGGACTGCTTTATCCGGGCGCGCTGGTATTTCTCGCGCTGGTGCCGGCGCTGATTCTCGCGTACCTCGCCAAGGAGCGGCCGTCGCGCGTGACCGTATCGAGTGTGCTCGCGTTTCGTGCATTGCGCGGCTTTCGCCGCGAGCGCTTCGGTGGATGGCCGCGGCTCGACTGGATGTTCTTCGTCGAGGCTTTCATCCTGATGCTCGCGGTGCTCGCGCTCGCGGGTCCGTTCGTGTGGCATCGGAGCAATCCAATCGCGATCGTAATCGACAACTCGGCGGCGATGCAGGCGATGACGCCGGCCGGCCGGACTCGCTTCTACATCGCGCGCGAAAAACTCTACCAGGCGCTCGCGGCTGAAGATGGCGGCGGCGAAATTTCAATCTACGTCACCGCGCCGCAGCCGCGGCGAATCGCGCCCGCTTACAAATCGCTGCTTGAAGCGAAGCGCGCGCTCACGCGGATCAAGCCGGTGGACTCACCCAACGATCAGACCACGCTCGCGAGTTTTCTCGCGAACCTCGCGGCGGAATCGCACGTGTCCAAAGTTATCTTCGCCGGCGCCAACGCGCTCGAAGCCCCTGTGCCGCCGCGAATCCACGCGATCGCGGTGGGCGACGCGGTGGCGAATCTCGCGATCGGATCGTTTACGCTGCGGCGCGAAGCGCTTGGCGCAGAAGCACTTCATGCGAGTCTCACGGCGGCGAATTTCGGTCCCGAGACGCGCCACCTCGAAATTGTGCTGAATGGGGACGGCAAGGAAATCGCGCGCGCGAAAGAAACGCTCGGTGCGCGCGAAACCGGGATGCTCGAGTTTCAGAGTCTGCCGCCGGCTAGGGTATACGAAGCCCATCTCATGCCAGCCGACGCGCTGCCACTCGACAACGTCGCATACGCCGTCGGCGGATCGATCAAGGCAGTTTCGATTCTGTTCATCAGTCCGACCCCGGCCGACGCGAACGGATTGAATTCGATTCCCGGAGTCGCGGCCACCGCGCGCACGCCCGACGCGTACATCCCCGACGATCTGGCGACGGTCGATCTGGCAATTTTCGAATACGCCACGCCCAAGGAATTGCCCGCAGTCAACGCGATGATCGTGATGCCGCCGCCTGGCGACCCGATCTTCGGACTCGCGGTAACGCCGGCCGCGCAAGTGGCGATCGCAGGATGGGGCAAGACCGGCCCGCTGACGGATTCGGTGAACTTCCGGCTCTTAAGTCTCCGCGGCGGCGAATATTTCGGGGCGCATCCGTGGATGAGCGGAGTGATCGCGGGCGACGGCGGCGCCTTGATGCTGAAGGGTGAGCGCGGCGGGCACCGCTTCGTCGCGACCGGCTTCAATCCGTTCCCGTATCTCGGCAAGCGCAACCTGCCGATGTCGATCCTGACGCTCAATGCGATCGGCTACCTCGCGGGCCTCGGCGGCAGCAGCGTCGAGAATCGCACCGGACAGCCGTGGCTGGTTCCGGCCGGCGTCGAGCAAGTGATTTTGCCATCGGGAAAAAAAGTTGCGGCCAAGCCGGGCACGCTCTTCACCGAAGTTTCGGAGCAGGGTGTGTACGAGATGATCGGGCCGGGCGCGGCCAAAACTCCGCGCGCGGTTAACCTCGACGATCTCGCCGTGTCCGATCTCGCCAGCACGCCTGCGCTGAAAGTCGAATCGGCGAGCGCGTCATCATCGCCGGCGCCGGTGATGGAAAAATCTCCGCTGACCGGATACGTGCTGGCGGCGATAATCGCGCTGGCCGCTCTGGAAGCCATCGTCGTGTATCGGCGGCGGCGCCGGATGCTGGAGGCATAG
- a CDS encoding VWA domain-containing protein — protein sequence MTPAWLPHDLTLAHPQALYLLALPAIVLAWGLVNARELRRIFAPLIRAIVLALFVLAFASPERVTRSEGAARPAVVDASASITPAMRAWTVTLLRDQLGLRGGDPAFMFANTVAHDSISSVENALVRGAGCNACEPTATNLETALYRLASDPDAHGGPAVLVTDGWQNRGDAERAISAILSAEIRLDIFTPPGARSIPNVVMTELALPPALEKAEPFELGVTMENLNDAPVTGKVTISRDGAPIAERKVTLHPGSERLDFPVRTETAGLASYSAAFKPDNAAFDAYFQDDSLKGWVGVGARRKILILTGSAKDANYLSTVVQRSGLEPTIVPLASGEWNGSLAGYDAILINNVPSERIAPAAQNALAAYVDRGGSLAMIGGDSSFGLGGYATSPLAAVMPVTMKPPQHKEKERALILLIDKSGSMGRNDKLTYAKAAALTVTKSIKDSDLIGVIGFDSQPFVVVPLQSMGKNRAVFDQMVSRLSAHGTTFLIPALRETERTLGGSGAQSKHVVILTDGETGGTAEMYYDLVSRMHHDLGATISTVAVGREANVDLLQSIAKYGGGAYYQTDSPKNLPQLFVQDFRAHGGEVTMVEKEFTPRTEKPDPILKDLAGQQMPPLKGYVSTEIKPRATMSMFVDRAGTQEPLIASWKYGAGKALAVTTDASGRWSGTWVSGNVFQPVWNRLLGWMTPQTVAEPKIDVALGYQAGRINIKLTDYGAEAASASHLATVLVIRPDNSKSESALTEQVPGEFAGSIDAPMPGNYYFEVRSPIGKDKKFPPLAYTVSPAVNAELPRPEPNYGLLEHLASATGGRLNPTAAEVAMARPTVERRESVNRFLIIAAMILLIGEALVRRLTA from the coding sequence TTGACGCCGGCCTGGCTACCGCACGATCTCACGCTCGCGCATCCGCAGGCGCTGTACCTGCTGGCGCTGCCGGCGATCGTGCTCGCGTGGGGGCTTGTCAACGCGCGCGAGCTTCGGCGCATCTTCGCACCGCTGATTCGCGCGATCGTCCTCGCGCTCTTCGTGCTCGCGTTCGCGAGTCCCGAACGCGTGACGCGGAGCGAGGGCGCGGCGCGGCCGGCGGTGGTCGATGCGAGCGCGAGTATCACGCCGGCGATGCGCGCGTGGACGGTCACGCTGCTGCGCGACCAGCTTGGACTTCGCGGCGGCGATCCCGCCTTCATGTTTGCCAACACCGTCGCGCACGATTCGATATCGTCGGTCGAGAACGCATTGGTGCGCGGCGCGGGATGCAATGCGTGCGAGCCCACCGCGACCAATCTCGAGACCGCGCTCTATCGCCTCGCGTCGGACCCCGACGCGCACGGCGGGCCGGCCGTGCTGGTGACCGACGGATGGCAAAATCGTGGCGATGCAGAGCGCGCGATCAGCGCGATTCTGTCTGCCGAAATCCGCCTCGACATCTTCACGCCGCCTGGCGCGCGCTCGATTCCCAACGTCGTGATGACCGAGCTTGCGTTGCCGCCCGCGCTCGAAAAAGCCGAGCCGTTCGAGTTGGGCGTGACGATGGAGAATCTCAACGACGCGCCGGTGACCGGAAAGGTGACGATCTCTCGCGACGGCGCGCCGATCGCCGAGCGCAAGGTGACCCTGCATCCGGGCTCGGAGCGGCTTGATTTTCCGGTGCGGACCGAAACCGCCGGCCTCGCTTCCTACAGCGCCGCGTTCAAGCCCGACAACGCAGCTTTCGACGCGTACTTTCAGGACGACTCGCTGAAGGGATGGGTGGGCGTGGGCGCGCGCCGCAAAATCCTGATTCTCACCGGTAGCGCGAAGGACGCGAATTATCTGAGCACGGTGGTGCAACGCAGCGGACTCGAGCCGACGATCGTACCGCTCGCGAGCGGGGAGTGGAACGGCAGTCTCGCGGGCTACGATGCGATCCTGATCAACAATGTGCCGAGCGAACGAATCGCGCCGGCCGCACAGAACGCGCTCGCGGCGTACGTCGATCGCGGCGGTTCGCTCGCGATGATCGGCGGCGATTCGAGTTTTGGCCTCGGCGGATACGCGACCAGCCCGCTCGCCGCGGTGATGCCGGTCACGATGAAACCACCGCAGCATAAGGAAAAAGAGCGCGCTTTGATTTTGCTGATCGACAAATCGGGCTCGATGGGCCGCAACGACAAATTGACCTACGCGAAAGCCGCCGCGCTCACCGTCACCAAATCGATCAAGGACTCGGATTTGATCGGCGTGATCGGCTTCGATTCGCAGCCGTTCGTCGTGGTGCCATTGCAATCGATGGGGAAAAATCGCGCCGTCTTCGACCAGATGGTCAGCCGGCTTTCGGCGCACGGCACCACTTTTCTGATTCCGGCGCTGCGCGAGACCGAGCGCACGCTCGGCGGCAGCGGCGCGCAATCCAAGCACGTCGTGATCCTCACCGACGGCGAGACCGGCGGCACGGCCGAGATGTACTACGACCTGGTTTCGCGGATGCATCACGATTTGGGCGCAACGATTTCGACCGTCGCGGTCGGGCGCGAAGCCAACGTCGATTTGCTGCAATCGATCGCCAAGTACGGCGGCGGCGCATACTACCAGACCGACAGTCCGAAGAATCTGCCGCAGTTGTTCGTCCAGGATTTTCGCGCGCACGGCGGCGAGGTCACCATGGTCGAAAAGGAATTCACGCCGCGCACCGAGAAGCCCGATCCAATCCTGAAGGACCTCGCGGGACAGCAGATGCCGCCGCTGAAGGGCTACGTCTCGACCGAGATCAAGCCGCGCGCCACGATGAGCATGTTCGTCGATCGCGCGGGCACGCAGGAGCCGCTGATCGCAAGCTGGAAATACGGCGCGGGCAAAGCGCTCGCGGTCACTACCGACGCGAGCGGGCGATGGTCGGGGACGTGGGTGAGCGGCAACGTTTTTCAGCCGGTGTGGAACCGCCTGCTGGGATGGATGACGCCGCAGACCGTCGCCGAGCCCAAAATCGACGTCGCGCTCGGCTACCAGGCCGGTCGCATCAACATCAAGCTGACTGACTACGGCGCCGAGGCCGCCAGCGCGTCGCATCTGGCGACGGTGCTCGTGATTCGGCCGGACAACAGCAAATCGGAATCCGCGCTGACCGAACAGGTGCCGGGCGAATTTGCCGGATCGATCGACGCGCCGATGCCCGGCAATTACTATTTCGAAGTTCGCTCGCCGATCGGCAAGGACAAGAAATTTCCGCCGCTTGCCTACACCGTGAGTCCGGCGGTGAATGCGGAATTGCCGCGGCCGGAGCCGAACTACGGACTGCTCGAGCATCTGGCGTCGGCGACCGGCGGACGGCTGAATCCAACTGCGGCGGAAGTCGCGATGGCGCGCCCCACGGTCGAGCGCCGCGAATCGGTGAATCGATTTTTGATCATCGCGGCGATGATCCTGCTGATCGGCGAAGCGCTGGTCAGACGCCTCACCGCGTGA
- a CDS encoding NUDIX hydrolase: MSKAPVHPNHRLQRDYPAKVRFCPLCGGSMAPRLILPDNVTRKVCDACGFVHFPGPKLVAGCLVIDHGKVLLLRRGIEPARGKWTFPGGYVDLGENAADAALRETREEVGMRVELGSVLGVLGDTANPSLTLVVYLARPLDYPAMTSEEATEVQFFAPDEIPWSELAFPTTVDALTAWIANARKRD; the protein is encoded by the coding sequence ATGAGTAAGGCGCCGGTTCATCCCAATCATCGCTTGCAGCGCGACTATCCGGCCAAGGTGCGCTTTTGCCCGCTCTGCGGCGGATCGATGGCGCCGCGACTCATCCTGCCCGACAACGTCACGCGCAAAGTCTGCGACGCCTGCGGCTTCGTACATTTTCCAGGTCCGAAGCTGGTCGCGGGATGCCTGGTGATCGACCACGGCAAAGTTCTCTTGCTGCGGCGCGGCATCGAACCGGCGCGCGGCAAGTGGACCTTCCCTGGCGGTTACGTCGATTTAGGCGAGAATGCGGCCGACGCGGCGCTTCGCGAGACGCGCGAGGAAGTCGGGATGCGCGTCGAACTCGGGTCCGTGCTCGGCGTTTTAGGCGACACCGCGAATCCGTCGCTGACGCTGGTCGTTTATCTCGCGCGGCCGCTCGACTACCCTGCGATGACGTCCGAGGAGGCCACCGAAGTTCAGTTCTTCGCGCCCGACGAAATCCCATGGAGCGAACTGGCCTTCCCGACCACCGTCGATGCGCTCACTGCCTGGATCGCGAACGCGCGCAAGCGGGATTAG
- a CDS encoding OB-fold domain-containing protein produces MAGIVSYGTYIPYRRLKRSAIAQVLGTAAGKGERAIASFDEDSVSMAVEAARDALKAAPGGNVEALFFATSTPPYAEKLNAAIIGAATRLPGEIRASDSTGSVRAGISALMQGADAVSGGAKRVLVTMGDCRLAAPEGKAEQTTGDGAAAFVLGNDNLLAEIVASTSLTREFLDSWRAPGERFSHSWEERFALTQAYSPLLSNVIKNILEKAKVAAGDIAKIILDAPNPRAADEISRALKLDPARFADSLALTVGQTGAAHPGLMLASVLPLAKAGDLILVATVADGADAILLRVTPAAASFKPVHSVGRMIESKGDVTYAAYLKWREILPTEPPRRPDPDRPAGPPMMRSEKWKFGFIGSRCTACGTPQLPPQLVCVKCQSRKMEPYAFADRTGKIATYAIDRLAYSLNPPTVNVVIDFDGGGRFLCEMTDCEPDKVAIGDRVEMTFRRLFTADGVNNYFWKARPTR; encoded by the coding sequence ATGGCTGGAATTGTCTCTTACGGTACCTACATTCCGTATCGGCGGTTGAAGCGCTCGGCGATCGCGCAAGTCCTCGGCACGGCTGCTGGCAAAGGGGAGCGCGCAATCGCGAGCTTCGACGAAGATAGCGTCTCGATGGCGGTCGAGGCGGCGCGCGATGCGCTCAAGGCGGCGCCGGGCGGCAACGTCGAGGCGCTGTTCTTTGCGACTTCGACGCCGCCGTATGCGGAAAAACTCAACGCTGCGATTATCGGCGCCGCGACCCGGCTGCCCGGTGAGATTCGCGCCTCGGATTCGACCGGCTCGGTGCGCGCAGGAATCTCCGCGCTGATGCAAGGCGCCGACGCGGTCAGTGGCGGCGCCAAGCGCGTGCTGGTCACGATGGGCGATTGCCGGCTCGCCGCGCCCGAAGGCAAAGCCGAGCAAACCACTGGCGACGGGGCCGCGGCCTTCGTGCTCGGCAACGATAACTTGCTCGCGGAAATCGTCGCGAGCACCTCGCTCACCCGCGAATTCCTGGATTCGTGGCGGGCGCCGGGCGAACGCTTCTCGCATTCGTGGGAGGAGCGATTCGCGCTGACGCAGGCCTACTCGCCGCTGCTCAGCAACGTGATCAAGAATATCCTCGAGAAGGCGAAGGTCGCCGCCGGCGATATCGCGAAAATTATCCTCGATGCTCCCAATCCGCGTGCGGCTGATGAAATCTCGCGCGCGCTCAAACTCGATCCCGCCAGGTTTGCCGATTCGTTGGCGTTGACCGTCGGACAGACCGGCGCGGCTCATCCGGGACTGATGCTTGCGAGCGTGCTGCCACTGGCCAAGGCCGGCGACTTGATCCTGGTTGCGACGGTGGCCGACGGCGCCGACGCGATCCTGCTGCGGGTGACGCCCGCGGCGGCGAGCTTCAAGCCGGTCCATTCAGTGGGCCGCATGATCGAATCGAAGGGCGATGTGACTTACGCCGCCTACCTGAAGTGGCGTGAGATTCTGCCGACCGAACCGCCGCGGCGGCCCGATCCCGACCGTCCCGCGGGACCGCCGATGATGCGCTCGGAGAAATGGAAGTTTGGATTTATCGGCTCGCGATGCACCGCTTGCGGGACGCCCCAATTGCCGCCGCAACTGGTCTGCGTGAAATGCCAGTCGCGCAAGATGGAGCCGTATGCGTTCGCCGATCGGACCGGCAAAATCGCCACCTACGCGATCGATCGGCTCGCCTATTCTCTCAACCCGCCGACTGTTAACGTGGTGATAGACTTTGACGGCGGTGGCCGCTTTCTGTGCGAGATGACCGACTGCGAGCCGGATAAGGTCGCAATCGGCGATCGGGTCGAAATGACTTTTCGCCGGCTCTTTACTGCCGACGGCGTTAACAACTATTTCTGGAAGGCACGCCCTACGCGTTAG
- a CDS encoding acetyl-CoA acetyltransferase: MASRGIKDRVAIIGMGCTKFGEHWDKGTEDLLVDAAYQAYESAGLEPKDVDAYWLGTMASGVSGLTLSEPLKIQYKPVTRVENMCATGSEALRQACYAVASGAFDIAMAIGVEKLKDSGYSGLVSNAPPNDGTHGTMTAPASFSLLAPAYFKKYGLDADKGKEVLSRIAWKNHKNGAKNPKAQFQKEVSMETIRNSPKIADPLGIMDCSGVSDGSAAAIVVRAEDAHKYCKNPIYIKALSFIAGPAEGPLSQEYDFTTFPEVVATARDAYAQAGITNPRQQLSMAEVHDCFTPTELVLCEDLGFSPRGTAWQDVMEGFFDLEGKLPVNPDGGLKSFGHPIGASGLRMMYEMWLQFRGEAGPRQLNNPKLGLTHNLGGAPGRCVSFVSVVGNQIG; this comes from the coding sequence ATGGCAAGCAGAGGAATTAAAGACCGCGTCGCGATTATCGGAATGGGATGCACCAAGTTCGGTGAGCATTGGGACAAGGGCACCGAAGATTTGCTGGTCGATGCCGCCTACCAGGCGTACGAGTCGGCCGGACTCGAGCCGAAGGACGTGGATGCGTACTGGCTCGGCACGATGGCGTCGGGCGTCTCGGGGCTCACGCTATCCGAGCCGCTCAAAATTCAGTACAAGCCGGTGACGCGCGTCGAGAATATGTGCGCGACCGGTTCGGAGGCATTGCGGCAGGCCTGCTATGCAGTCGCGTCGGGCGCGTTCGATATCGCGATGGCGATCGGAGTCGAGAAGCTCAAGGACTCGGGCTACTCCGGCCTGGTGTCGAACGCTCCGCCCAACGACGGCACGCACGGCACGATGACTGCGCCGGCCTCGTTCTCCTTGCTCGCGCCGGCGTACTTCAAGAAGTACGGCCTCGACGCCGACAAGGGCAAGGAAGTGCTCTCGCGCATCGCGTGGAAGAATCACAAGAACGGCGCGAAAAATCCCAAGGCTCAGTTCCAGAAAGAAGTCTCGATGGAGACGATCCGCAACTCGCCCAAAATCGCGGACCCACTCGGAATCATGGATTGCTCGGGCGTCTCGGACGGCTCGGCGGCGGCGATCGTAGTGCGGGCCGAGGATGCGCACAAATACTGCAAGAATCCCATCTACATCAAGGCGCTGTCGTTCATCGCAGGACCGGCGGAAGGGCCGCTGTCGCAGGAATACGATTTCACCACTTTCCCCGAAGTCGTCGCGACCGCCAGGGATGCCTACGCGCAGGCCGGCATCACCAATCCTCGCCAGCAGCTCAGCATGGCCGAAGTGCATGATTGCTTTACGCCGACCGAGCTGGTGCTGTGCGAGGATCTCGGCTTCAGTCCGCGCGGCACGGCATGGCAGGACGTGATGGAAGGCTTCTTCGATCTCGAGGGCAAACTGCCGGTCAATCCGGATGGCGGGCTCAAGTCGTTCGGGCATCCGATCGGCGCGTCGGGACTGCGCATGATGTACGAGATGTGGCTGCAGTTTCGCGGCGAGGCCGGTCCGCGGCAACTCAACAATCCCAAACTCGGACTGACGCACAATCTCGGCGGCGCGCCGGGTCGATGCGTCAGCTTCGTCTCGGTGGTAGGGAACCAGATCGGTTGA
- a CDS encoding nitronate monooxygenase family protein, with protein MLHTPICDYFGIKYPILLAGMGGVAMHKLVAAVSNAGGLGVIGAASLGPEELRAEIRATRALTDKPFAVDLLAPIPDMMRPHVPVMIEEKVKVFVAGLSVPQEFVKTMHDAGMKIVVMCGKVHHGIKSQDAGADVVVAQGTEAGGHTGEIGMLSLVPQMIDAVRLPVLAAGGIADGRQIAAALTVGALGVVIGTRFIATPEAQAAQGYREAILKAHEDSTLRTRAYTGKTCRVIRTEYALEWEKDPSKIQPFPAQAQTSTRNGVMNYTGVGRGDIDPKRTFMPTGQGAGLIREIKPAAEVFADLLRETEAALRKAQELITGDPSRQHSAAPPR; from the coding sequence ATGCTGCATACGCCGATCTGCGATTATTTTGGAATCAAGTACCCGATTCTGCTGGCCGGAATGGGCGGAGTCGCGATGCATAAGCTGGTCGCCGCCGTCTCCAACGCCGGCGGATTGGGCGTGATTGGCGCCGCCTCGCTCGGACCGGAAGAACTCCGCGCCGAGATTCGCGCCACCCGCGCGCTGACCGACAAACCGTTCGCCGTCGATTTGCTCGCGCCGATTCCCGACATGATGCGCCCGCACGTGCCGGTCATGATCGAGGAGAAGGTCAAGGTCTTTGTCGCGGGACTTTCGGTACCCCAGGAATTCGTCAAGACGATGCACGACGCGGGCATGAAGATCGTCGTGATGTGCGGCAAGGTTCATCACGGGATCAAGTCGCAGGACGCGGGCGCCGACGTGGTCGTCGCGCAGGGCACCGAGGCCGGCGGCCATACCGGGGAAATCGGGATGCTGTCGCTGGTGCCGCAGATGATCGACGCGGTGCGGCTGCCGGTGCTGGCGGCCGGCGGAATCGCCGACGGGCGGCAAATCGCGGCGGCGCTCACGGTCGGCGCGCTGGGCGTCGTAATCGGCACGCGCTTTATCGCGACGCCGGAGGCGCAGGCGGCGCAGGGCTATCGCGAAGCGATTCTCAAGGCGCACGAAGACTCGACGCTTCGCACGCGCGCCTACACGGGCAAGACATGCCGCGTGATCCGCACCGAGTATGCGCTCGAATGGGAGAAGGATCCGTCGAAGATTCAGCCGTTCCCCGCGCAGGCGCAGACCTCGACGCGCAACGGCGTGATGAACTATACCGGGGTCGGGCGCGGCGACATCGACCCGAAACGCACCTTCATGCCGACCGGCCAGGGCGCGGGATTGATCCGCGAGATCAAGCCGGCGGCGGAAGTCTTCGCCGATCTGCTGCGCGAGACCGAGGCGGCATTGCGCAAGGCGCAGGAATTGATCACCGGCGATCCTTCGCGCCAGCATTCGGCTGCGCCGCCGAGATGA